A DNA window from Rossellomorea marisflavi contains the following coding sequences:
- a CDS encoding ATP-binding protein, with the protein MNVGELGSKFSSLAIEQIRENVRRTIMSYRSSWDLYTELLQNAVDAIIDKFGYADINNGEIKLSFHTEEREIFIEDNGIGIKPSDISSILVMGESLKRKEGRGKYGFMGYGFTFVSFQTEFIRIESVYKGKKASRTYFDLYKFVFEGADLPLSEEEKNGQNEEETLEECGTKITLRFPKKFPNETLEKNINSAFYHANSIEMLEYILRTKSAVGLVDSIFNEDTNLFNIHVEVNDQVVPIKAGHLSTREIIKKIYPSGNFYDINDYDDFIKATQHLDQSGKRVARKAMLIDGKYTDVNIGLINPLKVNIYIAETSKAHLKTYNDKFPNDDQYENLHVKNGIWLAIDGLPTGICLDPLSHGSYLPFTVIVDVIDENKEVKNELDSGRKGITEYRAAQIVAVVKKLLKDKNFIDYREYVLGVDTRINTDGYDAKRELRNKLANKQLLEIDLVHKYFPIDNEQEVITLFTELISRGVLPGYFPKVISGFDVYDGLYDYKTDFPQEILLPHDPLGISESVKNRQAEMDREIVIEYKTFLRGIFRDLKEVKKRLQDIDILVCWSVEYDKVNEFVETEGIVLKEVDQSENAYYGVTHEVAGLGRNTNFLPIIELKTVLNKKFSAEL; encoded by the coding sequence ATGAATGTTGGAGAATTGGGGAGTAAGTTTTCTTCATTGGCAATTGAACAAATTAGAGAGAATGTCAGAAGAACTATTATGAGTTACCGATCATCTTGGGATCTTTATACAGAATTGTTACAGAATGCTGTTGATGCAATCATTGATAAGTTCGGGTATGCAGACATTAATAATGGAGAAATAAAGCTTTCATTCCACACAGAAGAACGAGAAATATTTATTGAAGATAATGGTATAGGTATTAAACCCTCAGATATCTCAAGTATCCTAGTCATGGGTGAGTCGTTAAAAAGAAAAGAAGGTAGAGGCAAATACGGTTTTATGGGGTATGGTTTTACCTTTGTGTCTTTTCAAACAGAATTTATTAGAATTGAAAGTGTTTATAAAGGAAAAAAAGCATCGAGAACCTATTTTGACCTATATAAATTCGTATTTGAAGGTGCCGACCTCCCGCTTTCAGAAGAGGAAAAGAACGGACAAAACGAAGAGGAGACTCTGGAAGAATGTGGAACTAAGATAACTCTTCGCTTTCCCAAAAAGTTCCCTAACGAAACACTAGAAAAGAACATAAACTCTGCATTTTATCATGCTAACTCAATTGAAATGCTTGAATACATTTTACGAACGAAATCTGCTGTTGGTTTAGTTGACAGCATATTTAATGAAGACACAAATTTATTTAATATTCATGTAGAAGTTAATGATCAGGTAGTTCCGATTAAAGCAGGACATTTATCAACAAGAGAAATAATCAAAAAAATATATCCATCCGGTAACTTTTATGACATAAATGATTATGATGATTTCATTAAAGCGACACAACACTTAGACCAATCAGGAAAACGAGTGGCTAGAAAAGCAATGCTAATCGACGGAAAATACACTGATGTTAACATTGGTTTAATTAATCCATTAAAAGTAAATATTTATATTGCTGAAACAAGTAAAGCCCACCTGAAAACATACAATGACAAGTTTCCTAATGATGACCAATATGAGAACTTACATGTAAAAAATGGAATATGGTTAGCGATCGATGGGTTACCAACTGGTATATGTTTAGATCCTCTAAGTCACGGTAGTTATCTTCCTTTTACTGTAATTGTAGATGTGATTGATGAAAATAAAGAAGTCAAGAATGAATTAGATAGCGGTAGGAAAGGTATTACTGAATATCGGGCAGCACAAATAGTTGCTGTAGTTAAAAAGCTACTAAAGGACAAGAACTTTATTGACTACAGAGAATATGTGCTTGGTGTAGATACGCGGATAAATACTGATGGATATGATGCTAAGAGAGAATTAAGAAATAAACTAGCTAACAAACAACTACTTGAAATTGATTTGGTCCATAAATATTTCCCTATCGATAATGAACAAGAAGTAATTACTCTCTTTACCGAGTTGATAAGTAGAGGGGTTTTACCAGGTTATTTTCCAAAAGTAATTTCAGGATTTGACGTCTATGATGGCCTATATGATTATAAAACTGATTTCCCACAAGAAATTTTACTTCCACATGATCCCTTAGGAATATCTGAAAGTGTAAAAAATCGTCAAGCAGAAATGGATCGAGAGATTGTAATTGAATATAAAACATTTCTAAGAGGCATTTTTAGAGATCTAAAAGAGGTGAAAAAACGATTACAAGATATAGATATTTTAGTTTGTTGGAGTGTAGAATATGATAAGGTCAATGAGTTTGTTGAAACAGAAGGCATTGTTTTGAAAGAAGTAGATCAGTCAGAAAACGCATACTATGGAGTGACGCATGAAGTAGCAGGTCTTGGAAGAAACACGAATTTCTTACCCATTATTGAATTGAAGACGGTCCTGAATAAAAAGTTTAGTGCAGAATTGTAA